One genomic window of Chanos chanos chromosome 13, fChaCha1.1, whole genome shotgun sequence includes the following:
- the prkcsh gene encoding glucosidase 2 subunit beta — translation MSCAHLLLVLSVAVSLGSAVEIQRPRGVPLSKRQFYEENKPFTCLDGSRTIPFDRVNDDYCDCKDGSDEPGTAACPNGSFHCTNAGFRPTFIPSSRVNDGICDCCDTTDEYNSGANCQNTCRELGRKEKESLQKLAEITKEGFLLKQQLIEEAKKGKQDKQAKLTELQNNKKGLEEKVEALRTVKETAEQPEKEAKERHLKAWEEQKAVIRAEKDRAKMAEAFLELDDDADGFVSVSELQSHPELDPDTDGTLTEAEAQNVLGGSAKVDSATFENVWSSIKDKYVSESQPEQPADQVHIPPPEEAKEPITDNDSEQYPEDDIGEDDDDDDVEDDEYHEDDDDKVTSSVRTPESSDGDEEAMPPYDGETQSLIDAAQKAREEFEESERSLREVEDQIRNLEKEISFDFGPDAEFSYLYSQCYDLSTSEYIYRLCPFNRVTQKPKYGGSETNLGSWGTWSGPEENRYIVMKYEHGTGCWQGPNRSTTVKLTCGKETTVTSTSEPSRCEYLMEFTTPAVCQEPPSLEDTPQHDEF, via the exons ATGTCCTGTGCACATCTACTGTTGGTCCTAAGCGTAGCAGTGAGCCTTGGGTCTGCTGTGGAGATCCAGCGGCCTCGCGGTGTACCGCTGTCAA AGCGGCAGTTTTATGAAGAGAACAAACCTTTCACGTGCCTGGATGGCTCGCGCACCATTCCTTTTGACCGGGTCAATGATGACTACTGTGACTGCAAGGATGGTTCCGATGAGCCAG GCACTGCAGCTTGTCCTAACGGAAGCTTCCATTGCACTAACGCCGGTTTCCGCCCCACGTTTATCCCATCCTCCCGTGTTAATGACGGCATCTGTG ACTGCTGTGACACCACGGATGAATACAACAGCGGCGCTAACTGTCAGAACACATGCAG GGAATTAGGGCGTAAGGAGAAGGAGAGTCTCCAGAAGTTAGCCGAAATCACCAAAGAGGGCTTCCTTCTCAAACAGCAACTCATCGAGGAAgccaaaaagggaaaacaggacaaacaa GCCAAGCTGACTGAGCTGCAGAACAATAAGAAAGGGCTTGAAGAGAAAGTGGAGGCGTTGCGCACTGTGAAAGAGACTGCAGAGCAGCCAGAGAAAGAAGCAAAAGAGCGCCACCTGAAGGCCTGGGAGG aACAAAAGGCAGTCATTCGGGCCGAGAAGGACAGAGCCAAGATGGCAGAGGCATTTTTGGAGTTGGATGATGATGCAGATGGCTT tgtgtctgtgtctgagctgCAGTCCCACCCAGAGTTGGACCCAGATACGGATGGCACTCTAACTGAAGCAGAAGCTCAG aACGTTCTTGGAGGAAGTGCGAAAGTGGATTCAGCGACATTTGAGAACGTGTGGAGCAGCATTAAAGACAAATACGTTTCAGAG TCTCAGCCAGAGCAGCCTGCCGACCAAGTGCACATCCCTCCACCTGAAGAAGCCAAGGAGCCAATCACAGACAACGACTCGGAGCAGTACCCCGAGGACGACATCGGAGAGgatgacgacgatgacgatGTTGAGGATGACGAGTACCACGAAGACGATGACGACAAG GTGACCTCCTCTGTGCGAACTCCGGAGAGTAGTGATGGGGACGAAGAGGCCATGCCCCCTTACGACGGCGAAACTCAGAGCCTTATCGACG CTGCTCAGAAAGCCAGGGAGGAGTTTGAGGAGTCGGAGAGATCTCTCCGTGAAGTGGAGGATCAGATCAG GAATCTGGAGAAGGAGATCTCCTTTGACTTTGGACCCGACGCGGAGTTCTCGTACCTCTACAGCCAATGTTATGATCTCAGCACCAGCGA GTATATCTACAGACTCTGTCCTTTTAACCGGGTTACCCAGAAACCCAAGTACGGAGGATCTGAAACAAACCTAGG ctCCTGGGGAACGTGGTCAGGACCAGAGGAGAACAGATACATTGTGATGAAATATGAACATGGCACTGGTTGCTGGCAAGGCCCCAACAGGTCAACAACA GTGAAGCTGACCTGCGGTAAAGAGACTACGGTGACTTCCACCTCGGAGCCCAGCCGCTGTGAGTACCTGATGGAGTTCACCACTCCGGCCGTGTGCCAGGAACCTCCCAGTCTGGAGGACACGCCGCAACACGACGAGTTCTAG
- the elavl3 gene encoding ELAV-like protein 3 — METQVSNGPSGTSLPNGPVISTNGATDDSKTNLIVNYLPQNMTQEEFKSLFGSIGEIESCKLVRDKITGQSLGYGFVNYVDPNDADKAINTLNGLKLQTKTIKVSYARPSSASIRDANLYVSGLPKTMSQKDMEQLFSQYGRIITSRILVDQVTGISRGVGFIRFDKRNEAEEAIKGLNGQKPLGAAEPITVKFANNPSQKTGQALLTQLYQTAARRYTGPLHHQTQRFRLDNLLNVSYGVKSRFSPITIDSMTSLAGVNLTGPTGAGWCIFVYNLSPEADESVLWQLFGPFGAVTNVKVIRDFTTNKCKGFGFVTMTNYDEAAMAIASLNGYRLGDRVLQVSFKTSKQHKA, encoded by the exons ATGGAAACTCAGGTGTCCAACGGTCCGAGCGGAACCAGTCTGCCTAATGGCCCAGTCATCAGCACCAATGGTGCCACAGATGACAGCAAGACCAATCTGATCGTCAACTACCTGCCTCAGAACATGACCCAAGAGGAGTTCAAGAGCCTTTTCGGCAGCATCGGGGAGATCGAGTCCTGCAAACTAGTCAGAGACAAGATTACAG GCCAGAGTCTGGGATATGGATTTGTAAACTATGTGGATCCTAACGACGCAGACAAGGCCATCAACACTCTCAATGGTCTCAAGCTGCAGACCAAAACAATCAAG GTGTCCTACGCCAGACCCAGCTCGGCCTCTATCCGCGATGCTAACCTATACGTGAGTGGCCTCCCCAAGACCATGAGCCAGAAGGACATGGAGCAGCTCTTCTCCCAGTATGGTCGTATCATCACCTCCCGCATCCTGGTGGACCAGGTCACAG GCATATCGCGAGGAGTGGGTTTTATCCGGTTTGACAAGAGAAACGAGGCAGAGGAGGCTATCAAGGGCCTGAACGGCCAGAAGCCCCTGGGCGCCGCCGAACCCATCACCGTCAAGTTTGCCAATAACCCCAGTCAGAAGACGGGCCAGGCCCTGTTGACCCAGCTGTACCAGACTGCCGCTCGCCGTTACACCGGACCCCTACACCACCAGACCCAGAGATTCAG ACTCGACAATTTACTAAACGTCAGCTACGGAGTCAAGAG CAG GTTCTCCCCAATCACTATTGACAGTATGACCAGTCTGGCCGGTGTCAACCTGACCGGGCCCACGGGAGCCGGCTGGTGCATCTTCGTCTACAACCTTTCCCCCGAAGCAGACGAGAGCGTACTGTGGCAGCTCTTTGGACCCTTCGGTGCTGTCACAAACGTCAAGGTCATTCGTGACTTCACCACTAACAAATGTAAGGGCTTCGGCTTCGTCACCATGACCAACTACGACGAGGCGGCCATGGCCATCGCCAGTTTGAACGGCTATCGCCTGGGTGACCGCGTGCTGCAGGTCTCCTTCAAGACCAGCAAGCAGCATAAGGCCTGA